Genomic DNA from Sphingobium sp. V4:
GGACTGGGCACGATCCGCCAGGTCGAACGCGACACGCTGGCGATGCTGATCGCCGCGGCGATCGGTCCGGGCGGAGAGGAGCGCTCCAAGGCCACCGCCGCCGCGTCCCTCGCGGCCGAGGCCGTCAACGAGCTGCTCAACTTCGCGCGCGAAGGCAACCAGCTCGACAACACCGCCTATTCCGTCTCCGTCGGCGAAAATCTGGCTGACGCCTTCCGCCTCGCGATCGATGCGCAGGGCGGGCCGGAAGACGAGCAAGAGGCGCAATTCTACGCAGCCGCGCTTCGCTATCTTGGCCGTGGGGTGGCGGCATGAAGCACGCCCTCCTCATCGACGCCGAACGCACCGTCGCAACGCGCGACTGGAACGATGGCATCATCGTCGACAATTTCGCTGGCGGCGGCGGCGCCTCGACCGGGATCGAGCTGGCGCTGCGCCGTCAGGTCGACGTCGCCGTCAACCATGATCCGGAGGCCGTGGCAATGCACGCGGCGAACCATCCGGGCACGCGGCATTTTTGCCAGAGCGTATGGGCCGTGGATCCGCTGGAGGCCGTGACGATCGACGGCAAGCCGCGTCCCGTGCGCCTCGCCTGGTACTCGCCCGACTGCAAGCATTTCAGCAAGGCGAAGGGTGGCAAGCCCGTCGCGAAGAACATCCGCGACCTTGCATGGGTCGTGCATCACTGGATCGACCGGCTCGGCCCGATGCTGCGCCCGGCGATCATCATGCTGGAAAATGTCGAGGAGTTCCTGACATGGGGACCGCTGCTGGATGACGGCCGCCCTTGCCCGGTCGGAAAGGGGAAGGAGTTCGACCGCTTCGTCGCGAAATTCCGTCGCGCCGGCTATCGCGTGGAATGGAAGGTCATGTCCGCCTGCGACTATGGTGCGCCGACATCGCGCAAGCGCCTCTTCATGATCGCGCGATGCGACGGTCAGAAGATCGCCTGGCCCAAGCCCACGCACGGCAAGCCCGGCACGCCGAAGGTCTCCAGCGGCCAGCTGCTGCCATGGCGCACAGCGGCTGACATTATCGACTGGTCAATTCCCTGCCCGTCGATCTTCGAGCGAGCGCGGCCGCTGAAGGACGCCACTTGCCGCCGCATCGCCGCTGGCATCATGCGCTATGTCATCAATGCGCCCCATCCATTCATCGTGCCCGTTTGCAATGGCAACTGGGGAGCCGAGCGCGTCTATCCGGGGAGCGACCCACTGCGCACCATCACCACGGCGAAGGGCGGCGAATTCGCCGTTGTTGCCCCAACGCTGATCCAGACTGGCTATGGTGAGCGGAAAGGGCAGGCGCCGCGCGTGCCCGGCTTGGACAAGCCGCTGGGCGTGGCCGTCGCCAGCGGCATCAAACATGCGCTGGTCACTGCGCACGTCATGACGATGCGCAACAGCGGCAAGCCCCACACGGCGGCGGATGAACCGACGCACACAATCACCGCAGGCGGCGCGCATCAATATCTGGTCGCCGCCTTCATGGCCCAGCACAATGGCGGCATGATCGGTCGCGATGCCACGGCGCCCCTGTCGACGATCGTCCATCGCGGCACCCAGCAGAACCTTGTGGCCAGCCACATCGTCAAACTGCGGGGCACATCGAAAGACGGCCAGCCCAGCGACATGCCGCTGCACACCATAAGCGCGGGCGGGCTGCACCATGCCGAGGTCCGCGCCTTCTTGGTCAAATATTACGGCAATGAGCAGGACGGCCATGGACTGGGCGGCCCACTGGGCGCGGTCACGACAAAGGATCGGTTCGGTCTGGTGACGGTAACGATCGAGGGCGAGGAATATGCCATCGTCGATATCGGCATGCGCATGCTCTCCCCGCGCGAGCTGTTCAATGCGCAAGGCTTCCCGCCGGAATACATCATCGAACTGGACGTGAACGGCCGCCCGCTCACCAAGACGGCGCAGGTCCGCATGTGCGGCAACAGCGTCTCCCCCGTCATGGCCGAAGCGCTCGCCCGCGCGAACGTCGCCAACGACGACGAAGCGGAAAGGATCGCGGCATGAGCGGGCTCGATCGCTACACCGAACTGGCCGACGAGGCCGCCGCCGCCGTCGCGCGTCGCGAGGCCCAATATCCCGCGCTGGTGAAAGCTGGCAAGCTGTCGGCCGACCAGGCCGCGCAGGAGACGCGCGTGTGGCGGGCCATAGCAGCCGACTGGCACTGGGTTGTGACGCTTGAGAGGCGCGCCGCCGAGCCGGTGACGCTGGCGGAGAAAGTCGGGGCGCTGGAGGAAAGCGTGCGCCGTGCCGAACGCGCGATGCGCAAGGCCTTCGCCGCCGCCGACAGCAGCGTGCGGGAGGCATGGCGCCGGGACATGCCCATGGCTGAGATCGCGACCCGCTATGGCGAGGCGGCTATGCCATTCTTCGCCGAGTGGGATCGCTATTGGTGCTTCGCGGATCTGCTCAAATGGTATCTACGCGACCTGCCCGGCAGCGATCTGCCCGGCATCGCCCATTATGTCGAAAGGCATATCGGCGCCCAGCGTCGGGCGAGGGTGGCGGCATGAACGCCCCGGTCCGCATCACCAGAGCGGCCGACCCAGCCATGATCGCCTTCGCTGAAGCCCTTGCGCGTGTGCAGGTTGCGAGAGACATTGCCGCCCTTCGTGCCGCGCGCCAACAGCCGGCCGCGCGCGGCCTGAATGGAGATAGCAATGCGGACGGTCATCTACGCCCGGTTCAGTCACGAAAACCAGAACCCCCGGTCCACGGCTGACCAGATAGCGCTCTGCCGCGAGCGTGCCGACCGGGAAGGCTGGCAGATCGTAGGCACATTCGAGGACGCCGCCATTTCCGGCGCCGCCGGCATCGGTGAGGATCAGCGCCCCGGCCTGAACGCCATGATGCGCATGGTCGAGTCGGGCGGCGTCGACCAGGTGCTGGCGGAATCGACCGACCGCATCGCCCGCCATGTCGCCGACGCGCACAATCTGCGCGAGCGCATGGAATTTGCCGGTGCCCGCCTGTTCACCCTCTTCGACGGTACCGTTACCCCGATGATCGGGCTGGTGAAGGGCTTCATGGATGCCCAGTTCCGCACCGATCTGGCCAAGAGGGTCAGGCGCGGTCAGGTCGGAACGGTGAAGCAAGGCCGCGCCAGTGGCGGCATCCCCTACGGCTATGTCCAGGCGAACAGGCTGGACGACAAGGGCGGGGTGATCCGTGGCCTCCGCGAAATCGATCCTGACAAGGCCGCGATCGTCGTCCGCATCTTCACCGAATATGCGCGGGGCAAGAGCCCCTTCGCCATCGCCACCGACCTCAACGCGGATGGCGTGCCCGGTCCGCGCGGCAAACTATGGTACAGCACCGCTCTCTATGGCGAGAAGAACCACAAGCGGGGCATCTTGCGGAATGAAATCTACATCGGCGTGCTGACCTATGGCCGCAGCCGGCAGGTGGTAAATCCGCAGACCCGTCGCCGCCTGATGCGCCACAATAGCGAAGAGGATGTGCTGCGCGTCCCGGTGCCAGATATGCGCATCATCGATGACGACCTGTGGCAGAAGGTGCAGGATCAGCTGGAGGCCAACAGCACCACAACGCCGCACCGGGCGCGCCGGCCGAAGCATATACTGTCAGGTATCGCCGTTTGCGGCGTCTGCGGTGCCAATTATGTACTGAAGTCGGGCACGCACTGGGGTTGCAGCGTCAAGAAATATGGCGGCGCCTGCACCAATGGCCGGCTCATCAGCACCGAGGATTTTGAAAGGCGCGTCCTCGCCGATCTGAAATCCGGGATGCTCGCGCCGGACGTCGTCAGCGCCTATGTGCGCGAGTATCACCGCGACTTCGCCCGCGCTGCCGCCGACCTGGGCCGCGATCGAGGCAAGATCGAGCGAAAGCTGGAGGATGCGAAGCGCCGCAAGGAGCGCCTGCTGACAGCTTTTGCCGAAGGGGGCAGTGAGTTTGCGGAGATCCGCGACCTGCTCACCAAGGCGCGAGCCGACTTCGACCAGCTAACGCGCGAGTTGGCGAACATGGACGCGGTGCCGACCGTCCTGACACTCCATCCGCACATGGAGGAAGTCTACCGCCGACAGGTCGAGGAACTGGAACAGGCCCTGTCCGCGCCGGAGGCAAAGCTGGAGGCTGTCCCGCGCTTGCGCGCCATGCTCGCCCGCGTCGTGGTGCATCCCAACCTCGAAAAGAAGCGTGGCGTCATCGTCGAAGTCGTGCGCCAGATGGACGAAATCCTGTCGCTCGCAACCGGAACAGTCCGCCTTTCACAATTACGCTAATGCACCGTGTCTTTCCGCAAACTCGTCTCCATAATGATTGGCAACCGCGCGGGAGAACCAGCCGCCCCGCCCGGGCAACGGCAGGACCGGCAATTGCACCAGGTCGAAGCGGTCGATCATGAAATCATAAAGGCGGATTTCGTCAGCGTGCACGACGTCCTCGGCATCATGCAGCACGACCGCCTTGTAGCGGAATCGACTCGCTGCTTCCTCCGCCAGCATGGCGCGCCAGAGCAGGTTGAGGCAGTCCGCCTTGGTCGTGGGGCCGGGCCTGTCGTTAATCGCGAGCATCAGGCGCGGATCGTCCTGCGCCAGCGCGGCGACCGCGTCGATCGTCGCCGGGTCGTTAGGATAGGCGCCGATGAAGATGCGATATGGCGCATCGCCCCAGCGGCTCAGCGCATGGCGCAGCATCGGGGCGATCACCCCCGATTCCTGCCATGCGGGGACGAAGACGGCGATCCTGCCCGGACGGGAGGATGCGGGCAGGGTGGTCGTGGTCATCCGTGAATGACGCGCATAGACGGTCAGGTCGCGCCACGTCTTTCGCAGGAGAAAGAGGATGTCGACGAGGAGATCGTCCAGCCCGCCGAGCGCAAAGCCGGCGGCCGCGAACAGCAGCAACTCATGGTGCAGCGCGGCCATGACGGCAACAAACACATCCCCCAAAGGCTTGACCCCCAATGCCTTGTCGGGGACAGGATGGCATTATTGCATGGCGCTTCCAAGTCTTAGGCTTGAGCGAGGCGCGCCGAAGGAGGAATTTTCCGCATGTCAGGTCGCCCCCAGTCGGCGCTTCGCGATTTTCTGACGGGTGAGACCGGCGGCGCGGTCCTGCTGATCCTGGCGGCGGCCGCAGCGCTGCTGCTCGCCAATCTGCCGGGGCCGTCCGGTCATTTCTATCATGATCTGATCCATGCGGAACTCGGCCCCACCTTGTCGCCGAAATTGGGGCCGATGACGGTTCATCTGTGGATCAATGACGGGCTGATGGCGATCTTCTTTCTGGTCGTCGGTCTGGAGATCAAGCGGGAGTTTCTGGATGGCGGGCTTTCGACATGGGACCGACGCCGACTGCCGATCGTGGCGGCGGTTGCCGGCATGGCCGGTCCGGCACTGATCTATCTGGCGCTTACGATGGCGCGTCCGCAACTGGTCAATGGATGGGCCATTCCCGCCGCCACGGACATCGCTTTTGCCATCGGCGTGCTGGCACTGCTCGGCAGTCGCGTCCCTGCTTCGCTCAAATTGTTCCTGACGGCGGTGGCGATCGTCGACGACATGGGCGCGGTCGCGATCATCGCCCTATTCTATACCAAGGGCCTGGACCTGGCGGCGCTCGCAGGCGCGGCTGGCATTCTGGCCGCCCTATATTGTCTCAATCGCGCCGGCGTGCGGTCGCTTGCGCCCTATCTCCTCGGCTTTGCCTGCCTCTGGTATCTGACTCTTCTGTCGGGTGTTCATGCCACGGTCGCGGGCGTTCTGGCCGCGATGACGGTGCCGATCCGTTGTACGCCCGGAGCGCCGGACGCGCCCGACAGTCCGCTGCACCGACTGGAACATGCCGTCCATCCGTGGAGCGCCTACGCCATCATTCCCCTGTTCGGGTTCGTGAACAGCGGACTGGCGTTGAACCGTGAGATGTTGGTCGCCCTGACTACTCCTTTGCCGCTGGGTGTGGGGCTTGGCCTGTTCCTGGGCAAGCAATTCGGTGTGTTCGGTGCTATCTGGGTATCGACGCGCCTCGGCATTGCCGAGCGGCCAGCCGGCGCGAGTTGGGGGCAGGTCTATGGCATGGCCGTGTTGTGCGGGATCGGCTTCACCATGAGCCTGTTTATCGGCGCGCTCGCCTTTCCCGACGACCCGTTGCTCGTGGAAGAGGCGAAGGGCGGTGTCCTGATGGGGTCGCTGCTCTCGGCCCTTGCCGGCTTCGCCATTCTGCGCTGGATCGCCCCGGTGGCGCGACGTGCTGTCCAGAACCCCGATTAACGCGTTCGCGAGCGGCTGCGGCCATGCTATAATTCGAAAGTCGACTTGCGTGTGACTCGCATTGTCGGCCCATCGACCAATCTCACGAAAACAAGCGAGGAGGGCGAGGATGAGGATGGAGACGGATGTCAATTATCTGCTGCATCGCCAGCAGATGTCGTTGATCCGCGCACAGGCCAGCTCGTCGCGAGAGGGACGCGTAGCCTATGAAAGTCTGGCGCGCAGTTACTCGGATCAGATCGACGCTTATCGCAGGGAAAATGAACGGCTGATCGTCCACGCCCATTGAGGGCGTGGCGATCACCGCCGCCGGATCAGGCGCTCGATCGCATGGCGGTGGGTTTCGTCGCTGCCGCATTCCCTTTCGAGTATGTGTTTGATCTTCTCCAGTTCGGCTTCGGTCAGATGCTCGATGCCGATGAAGTCGTTGCGCGCACCATCCATCGCCCGGATCAACTCGTCCAGTTTCGCCTGGATGGCCGAGCTGTCGCGGTTTTGTGCATTCTGGATGAGGAACACCATCAGGAAGGTGACGATGGTGGTCCCGGTGTTGATGATCAGTTGCCATGTATCCGAATAGCGGAAGATGGGGCCCGTGAGCAGCCACAATAGGATGACGATGCCGGCCAGGATGAAGGACAGGGGCTGCCCCGCCCAGCCGGCTACGCGATGCGAGAACGCGGCGAAAATCCTGTCCATGCCAAGTCTCCTGGGTGCAGGGCGTTTATCCCGCGTTAAGCGGCGTGTTGCCATGACGCCGGCATGATGGCTACTCCTTTCCGTTCGTTGTGCCTGCTCCTCGCGGCAGGCTCCATGGTCGCATCCTGCGCCAGCCTTTCGCCCGAATCACGGCTGCGTTCCGGCCTGTTAGATGCGGGCCTGTCGCCGAGAACGGCTGGTTGCATGGCGGCGCGCATGGCTGACCGGCTCAGCATCGTCCAGTTGCGGCGGCTGCAGTCGCTCGCCTCGCTCCGCAAGTCTCACAGGCAGGAAATGACGCTCGACCAATTCCTTCATAAGGTCCACGCTTTGCAGGATGCGGAGATCATCGCGGTAACTGGCAAGGCAGCTCTGATATGCGCTTTCTAGGCTGAATTTCGCAATAAACAGGCAGGGTATCGGCGGGCGGTTTTGCAATTTTGCAAAGTGGTTTTGCAAAATCCGCTGGCGCTCCTTTGCCGGCTGTGCTTAGCCGCTGGACATCAGGTTCAACGCAAAAGGACGGGCCAGCCCATGAACATTCACGAATATCAGGCCAAGGAACTGCTGGCCAAGTACGGCGCGCCGATCGCCGCTGGCTATGCCGCTTTCTCGGTCGATGAAGCCGTCGAAGCCGCCAAGAAGCTGCCTGGACCGCTCTATGTCGTGAAGTCGCAGATCCACGCCGGTGGGCGTGGCAAGGGCAAGTTCAAGGAACTCGCCCCCGAAGCGAAGGGCGGCGTCCGCCTGGCCTTCAATCTCGACGAAGTTAAGGCCCACGCCACCGACATGCTCGGCAATACGCTGGTCACTATCCAGACCGGCGAAGCGGGCAAGCAGGTCAACCGCCTCTACATCACCGATGGCGCCGACATCGCCAAGGAATTCTACCTGGCGCTGCTCGTCGATCGCGCCACCAGCCGCATTGCGTTCGTCGTGTCGACCGAAGGCGGCATGGACATTGAAGAAGTCGCCCACTCGACCCCGGAAAAGATCCACAGCTTCTCCGTCGATCCCGCTTCGGGCTTCCAGCCGCACCACGGCCGCGCCGTCGCTGCAGCCCTGGGTCTGACCGGAGACCAGGCGAAGCAGGCCGCCAAGGTGGCGTCTTCGCTCTACGCCGCCTTCCTCGACACCGACGCCGAGCAGATCGAAGTCAATCCGCTGGCGCTGACCGAGCAGGGCAATCTGCTGGTGCTCGACGCCAAGGTCGGGTTCGACGGCAACGCCATGTTCCGCCACAAGGACATTGCCGAACTGCGCGACCTGACCGAGGAAGATCCGGCGGAAGTCGAGGCCAGCGAGTATGACCTGGCCTATATCAAGCTGGACGGCAACATCGGCTGCATGGTGAACGGCGCGGGCCTGGCCATGGCAACCATGGACATCATCAAGCTGAACGGCGAATTCCCCGCCAACTTCCTGGATGTCGGTGGTGGCGCCTCGAAGGAGAAGGTGACAGCAGCCTTCAAGATCATCCTGAAGGATCCGGCGGTGAAGGGCATTCTGGTCAACATCTTCGGCGGCATCATGAAATGCGACATCATTGCCGAGGGCATCGTCGCTGCCGCCAAGGATGTGAACCTGTCGGTTCCGCTGGTCGTTCGCCTGGAAGGCACGAACGTCCAGCAGGGCAAGGACATTCTGGCGCAGTCTGGCTTGGCCATCGTCCCGGCGGACGATCTGGGCGACGCGGCCAAGAAGATCGTGGCGGAAGTGAGGAAGGCAGCCTGATCGGCTCTTTCGCCTGAACGATACACCAAAGGGTGCGGGTGGTCCGGAAACGGGCTGCCCGCGCCCATGTTCCCATTTGGGGATCTGGCGTTGATAAGGAGGATGTAAGATGAAGATCCTTGTGCCCGTGAAGCGGGTTATCGATTACAATGTGAAGCCACGAGTGAAGGCGGATGGGACGGGCGTCGACCTGGCGAACGTCAAGATGAGCATGAACCCGTTCGACGAGATCGCGGTTGAGGAAGCGATCCGCCTGAAGGAAAAGGGCGTGGCGACCGAGGTCGTGGCGGTGTCGATCGGGGTGGCCAAGGCGCAGGAGACGCTGCGTACCGCGCTGGCGATGGGTGCGGACCGGGCCATCCTGATCCAGACCGACGACGAGGTCGAACCGCTGGGCGTCGCAAAGTTGCTTGCCAAGGTTCAGGAAGAGGAAGGCGCTGGCCTCATCATTCTGGGCAAGCAGGCGATCGATGATGACAGCAACCAGACCGGCCAGATGCTCGCCGCGCTGCTGAACCTGCCGCAGGGCACCTTCGCATCCAAGGTCGAGGTCGAGGGCGACAAGGTCAGCGTCACGCGCGAAGTCGATGGCGGTCTGGAGACGGTGAAGCTCAACGTTCCGGCGATCGTCACCACCGACCTGCGCCTCAACGAACCGCGCTATGCCTCGCTGCCCAACATCATGAAGGCGAAGAGCAAGCCGCTCGCGACCAAGACCCCTGCCGATTATGGCGTGGACATCGGCGCCCGGCTGGAAACGCTCAAGGTCACCGAACCGCCCAAGCGCACCGCCGGCGTCAAGGTTGCCGATGTCGATGAACTGGTCGCGAAGCTCAAGGCTCTGGGAGTTGCCGCATGAAGACGCTTGTCTGGGTTGAACATGAGGGCGGCGCCGTCAAGGACGCGACCCTTTCCGCCGTCACCGCTGCCGCGAAGCTGGGTGAAGTGCATCTGCTGGTTGCCGGTTCGGGCGTTGCCGCCGTCGCAGACGACGCCGCCAAGATCGCGGGCGTGGGCAAGGTCCATGTCGCCGATGACGCGGCCTTCGGCCATGCGCTGCCGGAGAATGTCGCGCCGCTGATCGTCGCGTTGATGGATAGCCATGATGCGTTCGTCGCCCCGGCCACCAGCAACGGCAAGAATATCGCGCCGCGCGTCGCGGCTCTGCTCGACGTGATGCAGATCAGCGACATCCTGTCGGTGGAGAGCGAGGACACGTTCACCCGTCCCATCTATGCCGGCAACGCGATCGCGACGGTCAAAAGCAAGGATGCCAAGAAGGTCATCACCGTGCGCGGCACGGCCTTCGAGAAGGCGGCCAGGGACGGCGGTTCGGGCGCGGTGGAAGCCGTGGCTTCGACCGGGGACAAGGGCCTTTCCGCCTTTGTCGGCGCTGAAATCGCCAAGCTGGAGCGCCCGGAACTGACCTCGGCGAAGATCATCGTATCGGGCGGCCGCGCGCTCAAGGACGGCGAGACGTTCGAGGCGACCATCTTCCCGCTCGCCGACAAGCTGGGCGCGGCCGTGGGTGCGTCGCGTGCCGCTGTCGACGCGGGCTATGTCCCCAATGATTATCAGGTCGGCCAGACCGGCAAGATCGTCGCACCGGAAGTCTATATCGCGGTCGGCATTTCCGGCGCTATCCAGCATCTGGCCGGGATGAAGGACAGCAAGACCATCATCGCCATCAACAAGGACGAGGATGCCCCGATCTTCCAGGTGGCCGACATCGGCCTGGTCGGCGATCTGTTCAAGATCGTGCCGGAGCTTACCGAGAAGCTGTAATCCAGCGCCATGCAGTCGGAAAGGGCGTGGAGAGTGATCTCTCCACGCCCTTTTTCATTGCCTGCTTTCCGCCGCGTCTTTCGGGCGGTCAGATAGTCATCTGACCTGAACATGCTGCTATTCGCAGTTGATGTCGTTCTTGTCGATGGCCCGGCCCGCCAGTGCGCCGCCGCCGGCGCCGAGAATGGTGCCGAGCGTCTTGGAGCCGCC
This window encodes:
- a CDS encoding electron transfer flavoprotein subunit beta/FixA family protein, which encodes MKILVPVKRVIDYNVKPRVKADGTGVDLANVKMSMNPFDEIAVEEAIRLKEKGVATEVVAVSIGVAKAQETLRTALAMGADRAILIQTDDEVEPLGVAKLLAKVQEEEGAGLIILGKQAIDDDSNQTGQMLAALLNLPQGTFASKVEVEGDKVSVTREVDGGLETVKLNVPAIVTTDLRLNEPRYASLPNIMKAKSKPLATKTPADYGVDIGARLETLKVTEPPKRTAGVKVADVDELVAKLKALGVAA
- a CDS encoding DNA cytosine methyltransferase — translated: MKHALLIDAERTVATRDWNDGIIVDNFAGGGGASTGIELALRRQVDVAVNHDPEAVAMHAANHPGTRHFCQSVWAVDPLEAVTIDGKPRPVRLAWYSPDCKHFSKAKGGKPVAKNIRDLAWVVHHWIDRLGPMLRPAIIMLENVEEFLTWGPLLDDGRPCPVGKGKEFDRFVAKFRRAGYRVEWKVMSACDYGAPTSRKRLFMIARCDGQKIAWPKPTHGKPGTPKVSSGQLLPWRTAADIIDWSIPCPSIFERARPLKDATCRRIAAGIMRYVINAPHPFIVPVCNGNWGAERVYPGSDPLRTITTAKGGEFAVVAPTLIQTGYGERKGQAPRVPGLDKPLGVAVASGIKHALVTAHVMTMRNSGKPHTAADEPTHTITAGGAHQYLVAAFMAQHNGGMIGRDATAPLSTIVHRGTQQNLVASHIVKLRGTSKDGQPSDMPLHTISAGGLHHAEVRAFLVKYYGNEQDGHGLGGPLGAVTTKDRFGLVTVTIEGEEYAIVDIGMRMLSPRELFNAQGFPPEYIIELDVNGRPLTKTAQVRMCGNSVSPVMAEALARANVANDDEAERIAA
- a CDS encoding recombinase family protein, with protein sequence MRTVIYARFSHENQNPRSTADQIALCRERADREGWQIVGTFEDAAISGAAGIGEDQRPGLNAMMRMVESGGVDQVLAESTDRIARHVADAHNLRERMEFAGARLFTLFDGTVTPMIGLVKGFMDAQFRTDLAKRVRRGQVGTVKQGRASGGIPYGYVQANRLDDKGGVIRGLREIDPDKAAIVVRIFTEYARGKSPFAIATDLNADGVPGPRGKLWYSTALYGEKNHKRGILRNEIYIGVLTYGRSRQVVNPQTRRRLMRHNSEEDVLRVPVPDMRIIDDDLWQKVQDQLEANSTTTPHRARRPKHILSGIAVCGVCGANYVLKSGTHWGCSVKKYGGACTNGRLISTEDFERRVLADLKSGMLAPDVVSAYVREYHRDFARAAADLGRDRGKIERKLEDAKRRKERLLTAFAEGGSEFAEIRDLLTKARADFDQLTRELANMDAVPTVLTLHPHMEEVYRRQVEELEQALSAPEAKLEAVPRLRAMLARVVVHPNLEKKRGVIVEVVRQMDEILSLATGTVRLSQLR
- a CDS encoding FAD-binding protein, with amino-acid sequence MKTLVWVEHEGGAVKDATLSAVTAAAKLGEVHLLVAGSGVAAVADDAAKIAGVGKVHVADDAAFGHALPENVAPLIVALMDSHDAFVAPATSNGKNIAPRVAALLDVMQISDILSVESEDTFTRPIYAGNAIATVKSKDAKKVITVRGTAFEKAARDGGSGAVEAVASTGDKGLSAFVGAEIAKLERPELTSAKIIVSGGRALKDGETFEATIFPLADKLGAAVGASRAAVDAGYVPNDYQVGQTGKIVAPEVYIAVGISGAIQHLAGMKDSKTIIAINKDEDAPIFQVADIGLVGDLFKIVPELTEKL
- the sucC gene encoding ADP-forming succinate--CoA ligase subunit beta; the protein is MNIHEYQAKELLAKYGAPIAAGYAAFSVDEAVEAAKKLPGPLYVVKSQIHAGGRGKGKFKELAPEAKGGVRLAFNLDEVKAHATDMLGNTLVTIQTGEAGKQVNRLYITDGADIAKEFYLALLVDRATSRIAFVVSTEGGMDIEEVAHSTPEKIHSFSVDPASGFQPHHGRAVAAALGLTGDQAKQAAKVASSLYAAFLDTDAEQIEVNPLALTEQGNLLVLDAKVGFDGNAMFRHKDIAELRDLTEEDPAEVEASEYDLAYIKLDGNIGCMVNGAGLAMATMDIIKLNGEFPANFLDVGGGASKEKVTAAFKIILKDPAVKGILVNIFGGIMKCDIIAEGIVAAAKDVNLSVPLVVRLEGTNVQQGKDILAQSGLAIVPADDLGDAAKKIVAEVRKAA
- a CDS encoding low affinity iron permease family protein, which encodes MDRIFAAFSHRVAGWAGQPLSFILAGIVILLWLLTGPIFRYSDTWQLIINTGTTIVTFLMVFLIQNAQNRDSSAIQAKLDELIRAMDGARNDFIGIEHLTEAELEKIKHILERECGSDETHRHAIERLIRRR
- the nhaA gene encoding Na+/H+ antiporter NhaA, whose amino-acid sequence is MSGRPQSALRDFLTGETGGAVLLILAAAAALLLANLPGPSGHFYHDLIHAELGPTLSPKLGPMTVHLWINDGLMAIFFLVVGLEIKREFLDGGLSTWDRRRLPIVAAVAGMAGPALIYLALTMARPQLVNGWAIPAATDIAFAIGVLALLGSRVPASLKLFLTAVAIVDDMGAVAIIALFYTKGLDLAALAGAAGILAALYCLNRAGVRSLAPYLLGFACLWYLTLLSGVHATVAGVLAAMTVPIRCTPGAPDAPDSPLHRLEHAVHPWSAYAIIPLFGFVNSGLALNREMLVALTTPLPLGVGLGLFLGKQFGVFGAIWVSTRLGIAERPAGASWGQVYGMAVLCGIGFTMSLFIGALAFPDDPLLVEEAKGGVLMGSLLSALAGFAILRWIAPVARRAVQNPD